One Paenarthrobacter aurescens TC1 DNA window includes the following coding sequences:
- a CDS encoding hypothetical protein (identified by Glimmer2; putative), which produces MGVWRCDHYRRAAGWLRCGMPWLTTWLPRSSSPSLRALPHVIRPNACPVLASGKCGFLMPTLSGPAVATERHLFLQETRRRQYRWAGALLLAQGILMEGLVFTGLLVLLAIGVPQELIVERADVFALPYLQENLYLMMAMSGVFAALRVLGAIGLLRNRLWGLGLSLTNCVVTLALMIFLLPAGIADGVLSGTALVLMLFARLGRDSEGQPRLLV; this is translated from the coding sequence TTGGGGGTTTGGCGCTGTGATCACTACCGGCGTGCTGCTGGGTGGCTGCGTTGCGGGATGCCCTGGCTCACAACCTGGCTCCCCCGCTCCTCCTCTCCCAGTCTGCGAGCCCTTCCCCATGTCATCCGCCCAAACGCCTGCCCCGTGCTCGCCAGCGGAAAGTGCGGCTTCCTGATGCCGACACTGTCTGGACCGGCGGTGGCGACAGAACGGCACCTCTTCTTGCAAGAAACTCGACGGCGGCAGTACCGGTGGGCGGGTGCGCTGCTCCTGGCTCAGGGCATCCTGATGGAGGGGCTCGTATTCACCGGGCTGCTTGTGCTTCTCGCCATCGGTGTCCCTCAGGAATTGATTGTTGAAAGAGCCGATGTCTTCGCCTTGCCGTACCTGCAGGAGAACCTGTATCTCATGATGGCGATGAGCGGAGTCTTTGCTGCACTCCGTGTTCTTGGCGCCATCGGCCTTCTGCGCAACCGTCTATGGGGGCTTGGCCTTTCACTAACCAATTGCGTCGTCACGCTGGCGCTGATGATCTTCCTTCTTCCCGCAGGCATTGCGGACGGAGTCCTGTCCGGAACCGCGCTGGTGCTCATGCTGTTTGCACGGCTGGGACGCGATTCCGAAGGACAACCTAGACTGCTCGTCTAA
- a CDS encoding hypothetical protein (identified by Glimmer2; putative) — translation MDHDFRPRTAQRCRIRRAQGGSRSRGKAGTPQHQHRRVAQLPGRRDWLYSRQRSSSGQHLVGNGDPRGLRRPADCPIGGALAGPAETGPGSDVGRAVLDCSGWCLHVLCIHAGPQGIPGDAAPKAARVTEAGLIRQGRHTLESLVERALGDTGMRRGTKIGLAVLALLTLTAASCDDRPFTRDYARSIPNSAIQVGEYTDRTWEYVDGAGTTRELDKCEDLSPWDVAYSCASPDGSVVLTFNESKYGIKKPTLLIGDEEVPLYCTNNGFAGDRLRFCIPVSDPAVPPQPVPRRDKS, via the coding sequence ATGGACCATGATTTCCGACCGCGAACGGCACAACGATGCCGTATACGCCGAGCACAAGGCGGCAGTCGCAGCCGGGGAAAAGCGGGTACTCCGCAACACCAGCACCGGCGAGTTGCACAGCTACCCGGCCGACGAGATTGGCTTTACTCCAGGCAGCGGTCAAGCTCAGGTCAGCACTTGGTGGGGAATGGGGATCCTCGCGGTCTTCGCCGCCCTGCTGACTGTCCTATCGGTGGTGCTCTTGCTGGCCCCGCTGAAACAGGGCCAGGGTCCGATGTGGGGCGCGCTGTTCTTGACTGCTCTGGCTGGTGCCTTCACGTTCTATGCATTCACGCTGGCCCGCAAGGAATACCGGGCGACGCAGCTCCGAAAGCTGCGCGGGTCACCGAAGCCGGGCTCATCCGGCAGGGTAGACATACCCTCGAATCATTAGTTGAACGTGCCTTGGGGGACACCGGAATGCGACGTGGAACAAAAATAGGCCTAGCCGTTCTGGCATTGCTTACGCTCACTGCAGCGAGCTGCGATGACAGGCCATTCACCCGCGACTATGCCCGGTCCATTCCAAACTCTGCTATTCAGGTGGGCGAGTACACGGACAGGACCTGGGAGTACGTGGATGGGGCTGGCACCACCAGGGAACTCGATAAGTGCGAGGACTTGAGCCCGTGGGATGTCGCCTACAGTTGCGCCTCACCTGACGGATCGGTTGTGCTGACTTTCAATGAATCCAAATATGGCATAAAGAAGCCCACCCTCCTCATTGGCGACGAGGAGGTGCCTCTTTACTGCACCAACAACGGCTTTGCGGGTGACAGGCTGCGATTCTGCATACCGGTCTCGGACCCTGCCGTTCCGCCTCAGCCGGTCCCTCGCCGGGATAAGTCATAA